A genome region from Sceloporus undulatus isolate JIND9_A2432 ecotype Alabama chromosome 1, SceUnd_v1.1, whole genome shotgun sequence includes the following:
- the FAM120B gene encoding constitutive coactivator of peroxisome proliferator-activated receptor gamma isoform X4: MGVRGLHWFVTNACPEVCTVVNLKEMAENHRSRYPGSNPVLVVDAMSCLRQWYTPESWVCGGQWREYISSLNGFVSVFIAAGIKLVFYFDGVVEQKKRHEWVKRRLKNNKEIARIFQIIKTNKQQPGRGMFFIPSGLATFTRFALKTLGQEIICSLQEADYEVASYGLQNNCMGILGEDTDYLIYDTSPYFSINKLRLDEMVTVMYSRQNLCSRLGLQVTELPLLACLLGTDIVPERAMEHFRNHCVASYCAKSQGSDKKASMILAVADYISVLPRSYESLVALAEKLPLGLDKTIFCKGIESYLLPGQMSPWLPCDFSHHSGSSLKQDGSLCLDEEIVQIAKEQHVRAESYMVYNVLSGGEVECSNTLEDEHDTELPGQALIFCPARQHIYSILLESAKDVQGTSPVIKEWFVYPGNCLQQPDLVQPKQLPGGTPGLRSLWLSRGPEAEKQRHHTFLACFQLQDIAEDLQTLEASVEAACSLLIYLTLQVDSLSLEDLHAFMAQALCLEGKSAAQLADLQVQT, translated from the exons ATGGGTGTTAGAGGCTTGCACTGGTTTGTGACCAACGCCTGCCCAGAGGTGTGTACAGTAGTAAACCTGAAAGAAATGGCAGAAAACCACCGCAGCAGATATCCTGGTTCTAACCCTGTTCTTGTGGTAGATGCTATGTCTTGTCTTCGGCAGTGGTACACACCAGAGTCATGGGTCTGTGGTGGCCAGTGGCGTGAATATATTTCCAGTTTGAATGGTTTTGTAAGTGTCTTCATAGCAGCTGGTATCAAACTGGTATTCTACTTTGATGGGGTGGTGGAGCAGAAAAAACGACATGAATGGGTCAAACGAAGattgaaaaataacaaagaaattgCCAGAATCTTTCAGATTATCAAGACCAATAAGCAACAACCTGGGAGAGGCATGTTCTTTATTCCATCTGGGTTGGCTACTTTTACACGCTTTGCCTTGAAGACCCTTGGTCAAGAGATAATATGTTCACTGCAAGAGGCAGACTATGAAGTGGCATCTTATGGACTGCAGAACAATTGCATGGGAATTCTTGGAGAAGACACAGACTACCTGATTTATGACACGTCTCCATATTTTTCCATTAATAAGCTCCGCTTGGATGAGATGGTAACAGTCATGTACTCAAGGCAGAATCTCTGCAGCAGGTTAGGCCTGCAAGTAACTGAGCTTCCCCTTTTGGCTTGCCTCCTCGGCACAGATATCGTTCCAGAGAGGGCCATGGAACATTTTCGGAATCATTGTGTTGCTTCGTATTGTGCAAAAAGCCAAGGCTCTGATAAAAAGGCTAGCATGATTCTAGCTGTCGCAGATTATATTTCAGTTCTTCCACGTTCGTATGAAAGTTTGgttgctttggcagagaagttgCCTTTGGGATTAGACAAGACTATATTTTGCAAAGGAATAGAGTCTTACCTCCTACCAGGGCAGATGTCTCCATGGCTCCCTTGTGACTTTTCACATCATTCAGGATCCTCTCTCAAACAAGATGGGTCTCTGTGTTTAGATGAGGAGATTGTTCAG ATAGCAAAAGAACAGCATGTGAGAGCTGAAAGCTACATGGTGTACAATGTCCTGAGTGGTGGAGAAGTTGAATGCAGCAACACACTGGAAGATGAACATGATACAGAGCTTCCTGGTCAGGCGCTTATCTTCTGCCCTGCTCGTCAGCATATCTATTCGATCCTGCTGGAATCTGCAAAAG ATGTCCAGGGAACAAGTCCTGTAATAAAGGAGTGGTTTGtgtatcctgggaattgtttacAGCAGCCAGATCTGGTGCAACCCAAACAACTCCCAG GTGGGACTCCTGGATTGAGATCTCTATGGCTCAGCAGGGGACCAGAGGCTGAAAAGCAACGCCATCACACATTTCTGGCATGCTTTCAACTGCAGGACATAGCAGAGGACCTCCAGACCTTGGAAGCCTCCGTTGAAGCTGCCTGCTCCTTGCTAATCTACCTCACTCTACAA GTGGACAGCCTCTCTTTGGAAGACTTGCATGCATTTATGGCTCAGGCTCTGTGCCTTGAGGGGAAGTCAGCTGCTCAGCTTGCAGACTTGCAGGTACAGACATGA